AATAAAAAGAGAAAGAAGGTTTGTTACGAAAAACTAAGAAAAAACGAGATTCAGGAGGCTAATTAAGAATATTTCTTTGAAGAGGTGATAGTATGGAAAAAAAGATGAACGTATTTGAAAAGTATCTAAGTTTATGGGTTGCTATTTGTATTGTTTTAGGTGTATTAATAGGTAAATTCATTCCTATATTCCCTCAAACATTAAGTAAATGGGAATATGCTAATGTATCTATACCAGTAGCAATATTAATATGGTTAATGATCTTTCCTATGATGTTGAAAATTGATTTTTCCAGTTTAAAATATGTTGGAAAAAATCCGAAAGGATTAGTTGTTACTTTAACTGTGAATTGGATTATAAAACCATTTACTATGTATTTTTTTGCATGGATATTTTTTAAATATATTTTTGCCGCATTTATAAACCCTGAACTTGCTAGTGAATATATAGCTGGAGCAGTATTATTAGGCGCAGCTCCTTGTACTGCAATGGTATTTGTTTGGAGTTATTTAAGCGATGGTGATCCAGCATATACACTTGTTCAGGTTGCTATAAATGATTTAGTAATTTTATTTGCATTCGCTCCAATAGTGTCTTTCCTATTAAAAGTTGGAAATGTTGATGTTCCATTTGACACATTATTATTTTCTGTTATAATATTTGTATTGTTTCCTTTAATAGCTGCAATAATAACTAGAAGATATGTGATAAACAAAAAAGGTATGGATTGGTTTAATAATGTATTTTTGAAAGAATTTTCTGTAGTATCAACTATAGGATTATTATTGACTTTAATAATTTTGTTTTCATTCCAAGGTGAAGTTATTTTAAATAATTATTTGCATATATTATTAATAGCTGTACCATTAATAATACAAACATTCTTCATTTTTTCAATAGGTTATCTCTGGGCATATAAATGGAAATTACCACATAGAATAGCTGCTCCAGCATCAATGATTGGTGCAAGTAATTTCTTTGAATTAGCTGTAGCAGTTGCTATATCATTATTTGGTTTAGAATCTGGAGCTGTTTTAGCTACTGTTGTTGGGGTTTTAGTAGAAGTACCTGTAATGCTTACATTAGTAAATATTGCCAATAGAACAAGAAATAAATTTATATGGGGGTGATAGAATGAAAATAGCTTTTATTTCTGATATTCATAGTAACTTAGAGGCATTAAATGCTGTATTAGATGATATTAAAAAAAGAAATATTGAAAAGATATATTGTTTAGGTGATTTAGTTGGTTATGGACCTAACCCTAATGAAGTGGTTGAAATTATAAGAAAAATGAATATTGAAAGCGTTATGGGAAACTATGATGATGCTATAGGATATGAAAAAGAAAGTTGCGGATGTGCATATAATCCAGGAAGAGAAACAGAAGTTGGTGATGAATCAATAAATTGGACAATAAAAACCACAAGTAAAGAAAATAAAGAATTTTTAAAATCCTTGCCAATGAAAAAAGAATTTGAAATAGAAGGAGTAAAAATATTATTAGTACATGGTAGTCCATTAAATCATTTATTAGAATATGTGAAGCCTAATATAACTCCAGAAAGATTAAAAGAATTAACAGATAGCGTAAATGCTGATATAATAATAAACGGACATACACATTTAATGATGGCCAAACATTTACATGGAAAAACTGTATTAAATCCCGGTAGTGTTGGTAGAACAAAAGATGGAGAACCATTAGCTACTTATTTAATATTAAATGTTGAAAATGGCATATTTAATTATGAATTTATAAAAGTAAAGTATGACGTAAAAACTACTGTTGAAAAAATAATAAACGTAGGATTACCTGTAGAATTAGCAACAGTATTAGCATTAGGTGGAACATTTAACATGGGAAAAGCAAAAAATTCTAAAAAGAACGATATAGGGTTTAAATTATAAGTTAATGCTCGGGAATCCCGAGCATTAACTTTATTATGCAATAATTAATTTATTATCAAAATATTATACATATAACATATATCCTATATACAACAATCCTATAATTAAGGAAATAAACACAGGAATTATCTTCCATCTCATATATTCCATAAAACCAAATTTTCTACCAATATTCTTTTCCAAATAATTTACTGCTATAATATTTTGAACAGCACCAAGTGGTGTTAAACTTGTTGCAAAATTTGCTCCTATTGCAAATGTCCACCATAATACAGGGGTTATTCCTTGTCCAACAAGAATCTTAATAACTGGTGCTAAAATCAATGCAGAAGGCACATTGTTTAATATAGGAATAGTAATTATAGATATTAAATAAAATACTACTAGTAATAATAATGATTGAGACTCTAATGGTATAAACATATGTGCAATTTTTTCTGTAAATCCTACTTCTTCTAAAGCATATGATGTCATATATAACCCTGCAAAGAAAAAAAGCATATCCCAATCAATATCCTTTGCAACATCTTCATAACCATGTGTAAATTTAAATACTAATATTGAACCACCCAACAATGCAATAACTGCTAATTCTACATTAAGCGTTGAATGCAAAATAAATAAGATTATTACTATAACAAAGTCTATCAATGAATAAATCATCATTTTTTTATCTGTTATAGCCTTGTTTTCATCCATTTGATTAAGTTTTTCAATATTATTTAAAGTTTTTTCGTCAATTTTAAGGTGTCTTTTAAAATATAATAATACAGCAATAAAAGCTAATATTGAAACAGGACCCATTTTTACCATAAAATCATTAAAAGAATATCCACTTATAGATCCTATAACAAGATTCAAAGGACTACCAATTAATGTTGCAGCTCCACCAATATTATCCATTAATATAGTTAACATTATTAGAGGAATAGGACTTATTTCAAGCATATCTGAAATTAAGAATATCATTGGTGCCATTACCAAAATAGTAACAACATTATCTAAGAAAGCTGATGTTAATGCAACTATAATCATTAGCATTGTAACAGTTAAAAAGAAACGTTTCCCACCAAATTTTATTATTTTAATTGAAAAATATTCAAAAAATCCTGATTTACTCAAAAAAGCAACTATCATCATCATACCAGTTAAAAGTCCAAGTGTATCAACATCAACTACATGACTAAAATTCTCAGCATCTAACCCTTCTACTAATCTTAAAGCTGAAATAATTAGAGCAAGACTAAATACTACAACAGGTTTATTTTTCTTTCCAAAAATAATATACAAATAAGCTGTAGCAACAATAATTAATATTAAAATAGCATTTGCTGTCATTTAATCACCTCATATATAAAAACTCTTAAATAATAACGGTTTATATAATATTCCTCTAATATAATAATTTCCTTTCGAAAAATTTTAAATAGTGAGAAAAAAGTATTACAATATATGATATAATCAATTTGAACGACTTAACAATTACAGTTGCTTAGAGGTGAAATATGTATTATTTAAATGAAAATGGAATTTTTGTGTATAAAAATACTAAAATTAATTCCAACAAATACGTAACTCCATTAATTACAGATACGCATATGCATATACTTGGGTTTGGAGAAAAACTATTAAACCCAGATCTTGAAAATATGGAAGACTCAAAAATAATCGAATTAATAGAAAATAAGTTAAAAAATAATTCAAAGAAAATAATATTAAGAGGATGGAGCAAAACAAATATTACAAAAGATTCTTTAGATAATCTATCTAAAGACATCCCAATTATATTAATAAGAAGATGTGGTCATGTTGCAATTTGTAATTCGAAAATATTAGAACATTTGAATAAAAATACAGAATATATTGTATATGAAACAGGTGAAATAAGAGAAAAAGCGTTAGAAGAATTTTATGAAATATTTGGTTATTTCTCTGATATAAAAAAGGCATATAACGAAGCAAAAAATTATTTACTTTCAAAAGGATATGGATATATACATTCAGATGATTTACATGGTATAAAAAAGGAAGATTTGCCTTTTGATAATGATTTAAAGGTATATGAAAAAGTTGCAATAAATAATTATGAAGAGTTAATAGAATATCATAATAATGGAATTTTTAATGATTTTACTGCAGTAAAAGTTTATGTTGATGGTTCTTTCGGCGGAAGAACTGCATATTTAAGAGAAAATTATAATGATGGTGATAATAGAGGAAATTTAGTATGGAAAAAAGAGGAATTAAAAAAAGTATTAGAATTCTGTGAAAACAATAATCTCCATTTATGTATGCATGCTATAGGTGATGGAGCTATTGATGAAATTTTAGAAACTTTCGATGATTTAAAACCGCAAAATATACATAGGATTATTCATGCATCAATTTTACATAATGATCAAATTGAAAGGATCAAAAAATATAGAATAATTCTTGATATGCAGCCACAATTTATTGAATCAGATAAATCAATTCTAAAAAGCAGATTAGGACAAAGAGATAAATTAACATATAGATTTAAAAATATATATGAAGAAAAAATCCCTATGTTTTTTTCATCCGATGCTCCTGTTGAAATGCCTGATTGGTTTAGAGATGCAAAAACTCTTGAAAGATTAGGATTGCCTTTAAATTATATTATTTATAATATGACTTATTTCCCAAAATTAATAGATGGATTTGATAGGAATAATGGACAATTAATATTCAAGGAAAATCCTTTTGAAAAATTGACTATCCCTATTATTGAAAACTAAAAATATATATAAAAATTAAAATAATAATTAATTATACTGTAATTTAAAAGTGCCTCAAATGATGTATTTTTTAATACTAATGGTATAATATTATAGAGGTGATAATATGCTAAATGTAAAATTTATGAGTAATTTAAGAACTATAGTTGATAAAAAATCTATAAAATTAGAGTTGGATGAAGAAAAAAGTATTGAGGAAATATTAGAATTTATTGGAAAAGAGATAAATTCTAAATTTGAAATAATAAAAAGAGAAAAGGATCATATGGTATTAAAACTATTTATTGATATTATGGGTCAAAAAAGTTCTATTACTATGCGAGTAAAATTCTTGCATAATAATGAATTTATTAATATTGATAAGAAAATTAAAGATGGGGAATTACAAATATTACCATTACTTGGTGGTGGATGATAAAAAGAAAAAGGAGTGATGATAATGGATTATATGAAAGTATACGAAGAATGGCTAAATAGCCCATATATAGACGAAGAAACTAAAAAAGAACTATTATCTATTAAAGATAACGAAAAAGAGATTATGGAAAGATTTTATAAAGAATTGGAATTTGGTACAGCAGGGTTAAGAGGTATATTAGGTGCTGGAACTAACAGAATGAATATATACACAGTAGGTAAGGCTACCCAGGGCTTAGCAGATTTTATTAAATCTAAAGGCGAAGAATATATGAAACGCGGTGTTGTTATTGCATATGATGTAAGACATAATTCAGATGTTTTTGCTAAAACTGCTGCATTAATTTTAACAGCTAATGGTATTAAAACTTATTTATTTGATCATATAGCTCCAACACCATTATTATCATTTTCTGTAAGGAGATTACACACTGCAGCTGGTATAGTTATA
This genomic window from Marinitoga litoralis contains:
- a CDS encoding metallophosphoesterase family protein, producing MKIAFISDIHSNLEALNAVLDDIKKRNIEKIYCLGDLVGYGPNPNEVVEIIRKMNIESVMGNYDDAIGYEKESCGCAYNPGRETEVGDESINWTIKTTSKENKEFLKSLPMKKEFEIEGVKILLVHGSPLNHLLEYVKPNITPERLKELTDSVNADIIINGHTHLMMAKHLHGKTVLNPGSVGRTKDGEPLATYLILNVENGIFNYEFIKVKYDVKTTVEKIINVGLPVELATVLALGGTFNMGKAKNSKKNDIGFKL
- a CDS encoding amidohydrolase family protein, whose amino-acid sequence is MYYLNENGIFVYKNTKINSNKYVTPLITDTHMHILGFGEKLLNPDLENMEDSKIIELIENKLKNNSKKIILRGWSKTNITKDSLDNLSKDIPIILIRRCGHVAICNSKILEHLNKNTEYIVYETGEIREKALEEFYEIFGYFSDIKKAYNEAKNYLLSKGYGYIHSDDLHGIKKEDLPFDNDLKVYEKVAINNYEELIEYHNNGIFNDFTAVKVYVDGSFGGRTAYLRENYNDGDNRGNLVWKKEELKKVLEFCENNNLHLCMHAIGDGAIDEILETFDDLKPQNIHRIIHASILHNDQIERIKKYRIILDMQPQFIESDKSILKSRLGQRDKLTYRFKNIYEEKIPMFFSSDAPVEMPDWFRDAKTLERLGLPLNYIIYNMTYFPKLIDGFDRNNGQLIFKENPFEKLTIPIIEN
- the arsB gene encoding ACR3 family arsenite efflux transporter, translating into MEKKMNVFEKYLSLWVAICIVLGVLIGKFIPIFPQTLSKWEYANVSIPVAILIWLMIFPMMLKIDFSSLKYVGKNPKGLVVTLTVNWIIKPFTMYFFAWIFFKYIFAAFINPELASEYIAGAVLLGAAPCTAMVFVWSYLSDGDPAYTLVQVAINDLVILFAFAPIVSFLLKVGNVDVPFDTLLFSVIIFVLFPLIAAIITRRYVINKKGMDWFNNVFLKEFSVVSTIGLLLTLIILFSFQGEVILNNYLHILLIAVPLIIQTFFIFSIGYLWAYKWKLPHRIAAPASMIGASNFFELAVAVAISLFGLESGAVLATVVGVLVEVPVMLTLVNIANRTRNKFIWG
- a CDS encoding SLC13 family permease is translated as MTANAILILIIVATAYLYIIFGKKNKPVVVFSLALIISALRLVEGLDAENFSHVVDVDTLGLLTGMMMIVAFLSKSGFFEYFSIKIIKFGGKRFFLTVTMLMIIVALTSAFLDNVVTILVMAPMIFLISDMLEISPIPLIMLTILMDNIGGAATLIGSPLNLVIGSISGYSFNDFMVKMGPVSILAFIAVLLYFKRHLKIDEKTLNNIEKLNQMDENKAITDKKMMIYSLIDFVIVIILFILHSTLNVELAVIALLGGSILVFKFTHGYEDVAKDIDWDMLFFFAGLYMTSYALEEVGFTEKIAHMFIPLESQSLLLLVVFYLISIITIPILNNVPSALILAPVIKILVGQGITPVLWWTFAIGANFATSLTPLGAVQNIIAVNYLEKNIGRKFGFMEYMRWKIIPVFISLIIGLLYIGYMLYV